DNA sequence from the Streptomyces sp. MST-110588 genome:
CGTTGGCCAGGACACGTACGGACGGGGCCCACGGGGGCCCGGAGAAGTGGTCCCGGAGCCGGGCGAGCAGCGCCGGGTTGTGGTCGACCACGAGGAGCGTCTCGTGGGCCGGGTGGGACTGGTCGCGCACCGAGGCCGCCGCGGCGAGGATGTCCTCCCAGCGGTCCTCGGTGTAGGCGCAGATCACCACGGAGACGCGGACACTCAAGACGCCTCTCCTGTGATCATGGTGGGGCCGGTGGGACGCCTGCGCCGGGTACCGCGCTCGCGCAGTATCACCTTCAGGACGCGTAACCCGTCCCGTACGGCGCGCAGATTGCTCACGCCGTGGATGCGGTGGTACTCGTGGCTGGGAATCTCCTGCACTTTCAGGCCGGCCTTCACGACGCGGATGTTCATCACCGTCTCGACCTCGAAGCCGGCGCAGTCCAGGGCGATCTCTTCCAGGCAGTGCCGCCAGAAGGCGTTGTAGCCGTAGCACAGGTCGGTGTAGCGGGCCCCGAACTTGGCGTTGACGATCGTCGTCAGGACGCGGTTGCCCAGCTTGCGGACGGGCGTCATGTCGTCCGTGCCGCCGCCGTTGGCGAAGCGCGAGCCCTTGGCGAAGTCCGCGCCGCCGACCAGCGCGGAGACATAGCTGACGATCTCGGCGCCGTCGGCCGAACCGTCGGCGTCGACCATGACGATGATGTCGCCCGTGCAGGCGTCGAACCCGCTGATCAGCGCGTCCCCTTTGCCTTTGCCGCGCTGCGCGACGACTTTGACGTCCGGCCGCAGCTCGCGGGCGACTTTTACGGTGTCGTCCGTCGAATTGCCGTCGACCAGGACCACTTCGTGTATCCACTCCGGCAATGTCTTGAATACATACGGAAGGTTTTCCGCCTCGTTCATGGCCGGTATGACGACGCTGACCGGCGGCGCTATCGCCAGATACGAGGAAACGGGACGGTACTGGACCGGCTGAGAAATCAGTTCCAACGGATTTCCGGCTGTTTCCGCGGGGCGAAGGAATGAGCTCATGAGTCTGTTTCCCTCTCGTCCGGCGGACCGCCCACCCCCGGGCGGTCCGGCTGTGTGTCCGGTTCGAAAGGGGGGTTCACGCCCCGCTCATGACGGCATGGGTCTCATCGCCGTGCGAACAGGGCGAGCTGGCATTCGTGGTGCTGGCCGCGCGGCTCGTGGCTCGATGATCGGTGCGCGAAGATCGAACACGGGACCCCCCTACCGCGCCCCGCCCCGGCCCCCTCACGGCGCCCGAGCCCTCCCCTGGTGCCGCTCCATGTGCTGGGCCGTTGCGGGTGGATGTATGACGGTATTGATGACTGGGACTCTATGGCAAGACCTCGAACCGCGAATCCCCTTCGGTGTAATTGGCCTGTACAGAACGGTGAACTTTTCAACGGATCGACCGGATCCGGCCCATCCGCTTGAGAAGACGATCGGCCGGGGTGAACAATTCCGGCCGGGATACCACGGTGTTGCGCAGGGCCCGCACCGGAGCACGCCGCGCACGATGACACAGCGCCACCGGATGGCGGCGCATCACCCACCCTTCGGACACCAGAAGCTCCCGTGTCTTCAGGGAGTTCTTGTATTGTTTTTCACCACGGCCCAGATCGATGTACGCCATCGAATCGGCGGCGGCTGCCTCGGCCATCCGCAGATGCAGGACCAGCCCGGGGGAGTACTTCGCGTACGTGGTGTCGTACGCCGGGAACCAGCAGGTGAGCACCCGCTCCGAACGCAGCCCGAAGTGCGCGGCGACCGGCCGGTCGCCCGCGTACAGGACGGACAGCAGGCCGGCGAAGGTGGCGGTGCGGGTGTGGAAGAGCTGCTCGGCCAGGTGCACGATCCAGGCGTGGGCGAAGCGGTCGCTGCGCCCGGTCCTGCGGTACTGCGCCGACTTCCAGCCGATGAGCGTACGCAGCATCTGCGGGTCACGCTCGTCGTGGACGTAGCGCAGCTCGCCCACGTCCCGGCGCAGTCTGCGCTCCTTGGCGCGGGTGCCGCGCACGAACCGCGGGGAGTGCTTGCGCACCTGGCCCAGGTACGCCTCGAAGCCCTGCTCGAGGTCCATGACGGGGGAGGGGTGACTGGTCAGCGGCCACTCCTCGAACGGCTTCTGATCGGCCACCAGATGATCGAATTCGAGCACCGACAGACGGCAGGCGTGCAGGAGTTCGCGGGCGTCCCATTGGAAGCCGGGGCGGTGCACCAGCCCTTGCGCATCGGAGACACCCAGGCCGATCGCCCGCCCCACGCCCATCGCCGAGCGCTGGAAGGGCAGGAACGCGGCCGGTACGCCGTCCTCCCGGATGACCGCGATCCGTACCCCACGACGGCAGCGGCCGATCGCCAGGGCGAACTCCGGTGCGAGGAAAGGGTTCGCCAGTTGCGGGGCGCCCCATATGGGGGCCTGGGACTGCACAGCGGTCCACGCGGCCCGGTCCGCGCCGCTGAGTTCACCCGGGCGATACACGCTGATCTCACTGGTATCCACGTCAGTCCGTCCGACTTGACCGGGCACGGGCACGGCGGCGCCGGACGCCACCGCGGCGCCGGACGCCCGCCAGTACGAAGACGGCGCCGCTGAGCGCCGCCACGGCCACCACCCCACCACGCGCCGACCAGATGTGCAGCGAGAGCATCACCTGCGCCACCAGCAGGTCGACGGCGACGGCGCCCGCCCCCGCGACGACGGTGCGGCTGAGCGGGTCCATGCGCCCAAGGGCGGCGCCGATGGCCGCGGCCGGTGCCAGGACCAGGAAGAAGAGCGTGAACGGGGCACGCACGGAGGAGGAGAGGTCGGCGAGCGCCAGTACGGCGCCCACACCGCCCACGCCGACCGCCGCCCCGGCGAGCAGGGGTGCCGCATCACCGCGCACCGGTCTGTCGCCGCTCGGCCCGTCGCCGCCGCGGCCCTCGCCACCGGCCCCCTCGCTGCCGGTTCCGCCGCTGGTGGCCCTCTCCTCGGCCCTGTCGTGCTCCGGCGTCTCGCTGCTTGGTCTGTTGCCGTGGATGGTCTTGGTCTGCATTGGCAGCTTTGCCCCCCATAAGCGCCTGATGCCGGGCTTCAATGTCGCGCAGGCGGCGCGCGCCCGTCAAGACGCAAAGAGGACGTGAACGGGCCATGTACGTACCGGTGTTGGCTTCCGGCTCGCCCCATCGGCGCCCTCGCGCAGCTACGCGGGCACGGGAGTGACGCCGCGACGTCACCCGCATGTCGTGCCCGTACCGAAGAAGGCCGTGCCGCCATTTGCCGCCGGGTTGTCGCAGGGGCGCCGAGGGGGCATCACCGACGTGACGTCAATCCCATGGAACAGCAGGCGAGTTCTCCGTGAATCGGAGGATATGGCAAGAAGACTTTCGGTAATGCGGAGGAAGTTTTGGCGTCAACGGTTCCCGTAACGCATGGGGCCTGCTAATACATGTGAGGCAGAAATCCTGCCTTGGGGAGGTTCCATGAAACTGTCCCGGTTCGGGGGCATCCTGTCCGCGTTCACCGCCACCATGGCGCTCGGCCTTTCCGGCGCGGGCGCCGCCACCGCCGCCACACCACAGGCCAGAGCCACCGGCTACGTAGCACTGGGCGACTCCTACTCCGCGGGGGTCGGCGCCGGCAGCTACGACAGCGCCAGCGGCTCGTGCAAGCGCAGCACGAAGGCGTACCCGGCCCTGTGGGCCGCCGCGAACTCCGTGTCCTCCTTCACGTTCAGCGCCTGTTCGGGTGCCCGTACCGGTGACGTGCTCAGCAAGCAGCTCGGCGCGCTGAACTCCTCGACGGGCCTGGTCAGCATCACCGTCGGCGGCAACGACGCCGGCTTCGCCGACACCATGAAGGTCTGCGCCACGGACACCGAGAGCGCCTGCCTGACGCGGGTCGCCCAGGCCCGTACGTACATCCAGGGCACCCTGCCCGGAAAGCTCGACCAGGTGTACAACGCCATCTCGGGCAAGGCCGCCGCCGCACGGGTGGTCGTCCTGGGCTACCCGCACATCTACAAGCTCGGCGGCACCTGTATCGGCCTGTCCGAGAAGGTCCGTACGGCGATCAACGCCGCCGCGGACGACATCAACACCGTCACCGCCAAGCGCGCCGCCGACCACGGCTTCGCCTTCGGTGACGTCAACACCACCTTCGCCGGGCACGAACTGTGCTCCGGCTCACCGTGGCTGCACAGCATCACCCTGCCCGTCGACGAGTCCTACCACCCGACCGCCGCCGGACAGTCCGGCGGCTACCTGCCGGTCCTGCGCTCCGCCGCGTAGGGAGTACCGGTGGCCAGGGCACCGGCATACGGGGTGCCCGTGGAACCTCCCGAGTAGGTTCCTCCGTCGGCAGGAGAAGAGGAGGCCCCGCCCGTCGGGGCCTCCTCGCACGTCACGGAGAAGCTCACCCGGTCGGACTCCACGCTCACGGGGCTCTTGACCCGTACGCCGATCCGGTCGGTGAGCGTCCCGCCCGCCTCGTACGTCGTCTCGGTGTGATGGACGGTGACCTTGCCGCTGCCGTGGCCCGTGAACGAGGCGGTCTTCCACGCCGGGTCGGAAGTGCGGCCGGAGTCGGTGATCCAGCGGTAGACGACCTCGGCCGGGCCGTGGTCGACCCCGATGACGGCGGAGAAGGCCGGGGCCGCGCCGGCGGCCGGCGGGCAGGCGCCCGTATAGCGGTCACGGACCGCGGTGACGTACACGGTGACGGTGGGGCGGGGCGGCGGCTTGGACGTCGTATTACCGCCGCCTCCGGTGCCGCCGCCGTTCTTTCCTGGCGTACCGCTTCCGCCGGTGCTCGGTGATCCGGAGTCTTTGCCGCCGCTTCCCGCGCCGCCGCCCGAGGTGCTGGTGCCGCCGCCCCCGGCGGAGCCGCTGTGCGCGCCCTGCCCGCCCTGCCCGCCGCCCCCGGACCCGTTGACCAGCGCCCAGGCCGTCGCCACCACCGCCAGCAGGGCCAGCACCGCGCCGGCCGCCAGCAGCGCCGGCCGGCGGCCCCGGCCGCCCGTGTCCCTGCCGCCCGCGCCGGCCTGCCCGGCGGCCCCGGTGCCGCCCTCCGGCGGGAACGCGGCACCGCCCTCGGGCGGCACGGCAGGACCGGCCGGACTGTAGGCGGGCCCCGGCGCGGCCACGGTCGGGGTGTAGCCGCCCGCCGGCGGCACCACCACCGTGGGCGGCGCCCCGCCCCCGGCCACCTCCTCCAGCATGTGCTGAGCCCGGGCCGCCTCCAGCCGCTCCCGTGGGTCCTTGCGCAGCAGACCGTCCAGTACGGGCGTGAGCGGACCGGCACGCCGAGGCGGCGGCACCCGCTCGTCGACCACCGCGCGCAACGTGCTGAGCGGAGTGTCCTGCCGGAAGGGTGAGTACCCCTCCACGGCGGCGTACAGGGTGACACCCAGCGACCACAGGTCCGATTCCGGGCCCGGAGTGCGGCCCAAGGCACGCTCGGGCGCGAGGAATTCGGGCGAACCGACCAGTTCGCCCGTCATCGTGAGCGCCGAGGACCCCGCCACCGTCGCGATCCCGAAATCCGTCAGCACCACCCGTCCGTCGTTGGCCAGCAGGACGTTGCCGGGCTTGACATCGCGGTGCAGCACCCCCGCGGTGTGCGCCACCCGCAGCGCCGCCAGCACCCGGGCGCCGATCGCGGCGGCCCGGGCGGGGGCCATCGGCCCCTCGGCTTCCAGGACATCGGCCAGGGACAGGCCGCGGATCAGTTCCATGACGATCCAGGGCCGGCCGCCCGGCGCGGCCCCGCCACCCGGCTCCCCTGCGGCGCCCGTCCCCCCGCCGGACGCGCCCTCGATCAGTACGTCGTAGACCGTGATCACGTTGGGGTGCGAGATACGGGCCGCGGCCCGGCCCTCCCGCTCCAGACGGGCGTACAGCAGCCGCTCCTCGGCCTCGGTCAGCGCGCGCGGCGCCCGTACCTCCTTGATGGCGACCTCGCGGTGCAGCAGCTCGTCGCGGGCACGCCACACCACGCCCATGCCGCCCCGGCCCAGCTCGTCGATCAGACGGTAACGGCCCGCCAGAACCCGGCCGCCTCCGGAACGTCCGCCTCCGGAACGTCCGCCTTCAGGGCTCCCGTCCCCGGGACCCCCGCTCATGGAACCCTCGCTCATGGACGAGCCCCCCTCGCGACGAGCGATGCGGCGAGCAATTGGGTGCAAACGTACCTCAGCGGAGCCTGCTTGCCGCCCCTCCAGCAGCGATCCGCGGACGCGGGAGGAGCGCGGAAGACCAGCGCGCGCCCGGTGCCGCGGGCGGAGGGCCGGGCGCGCGGTCCGGGCACGCGGTTATGGTGGAGCCGGACGGCGGCGGCTGCCGGCGTCCGGCCCGCACGTCCCCGGCCCACCCGCCTCGTGCAACTCGCCCTGTACGGAGTGTGATCCGGTCGCGGCGCGGGCATGATCCGGGCAGGGTCCGGGCGAGATGCGGACATGATCCGGAATGTGTGCGTCAACCCCCTTGCGGAGCAGGTGAATCCTGGGACCGGGCTGCACGGGAGTCGCAGGAGGGCTGTAGGGTTACTCTGCCCGGGCCGGGTGCCCTCGTACGGGTGGGGAGAGTCATGGAACAGATAACAGTGCGCAGCAGGCCACGCGTGCCTGCCATCAGTTGCCAAAGCAGCGCGTCCAGCGCGCGGCTGGACCGCCATCTCGCGGTGCTGGGCGGGCCTGCCGTCCCGCGTTGCGAGACGGAGGGCGCGACGTCGCTGATGCAGGAGCTCACTGCTCGTGATCACCTGCACACGACCAAGAGCCTCGGCGCGAGGGTGTCCCTCATAGCGCCGCTGCGGATGCTGCGCCGCTCGCTCTTCGGCGGCCGGGGCTGAGGGCCTGTCCCGGCTCGCGGGGCCGGACCGGCTGACCGACCCGGCCCGAAGAGGCTGACCCGGGCCTGAACGGGCCCGGTCCCTCGGACCTCCCACCGCCATGACGCGGCACAGCGCCGATCACCCCTGCCCACCAGGTGTCCCCGGTGCCATGCCGCTCCCTTCACCGTCGGCTGCCGCGTTACGGCCGCGCTGTGCCCGCCGCCGGGCCCCGGCCTGCCTTTCGGCTGCCCGCACCATGGATCCCTTCTCTACGGGCCCTTATCTCCGCGGGCCCTTTCTTCGCGGGCGTGCCTGATCCGCTGACCGCCCCACTGCCTGCCCCCTCCAAGGCAGCCTGCCGCCCACCGAGACCCGCGCCTGCGCACCCCGGCCCCGGGCGGCAAGGACGTCGCGCGCGCTCATCCGTACGGTTGCCGACGCGGTGCACCCTCCCGGCCCGGGTGCGGCCCGTCGGCGCGGTCACAGGAGGGCGAACTGGCCCCCGGGCCCTTCCTCGTGGTGGTCGAGGACGGACGCGGGGCGCCGGGCCGCTCCGGATGGGGGCAGTACGCCCGCCGCCCGCAGCTCCGCCGCCTCGATCCGCGGGGCCCTTGAGACCGCGCGGGCCAACGCCTCGCGGCGGGGACGGAGTTCGGCCTCCAGGGCCAGCACCGTGATCAGTTCCAGCAGCTCCGAGGTCCATTCCTGCGGCCAGGCCGCGGGACGTACCGCCTCCAGCGTGCCCGGCTCGGGGGCGTCCGGCCCCGTTCCTGATCCCGTTCCTGACCCCGTCCCTGACCCCGGCCCAGCGCCCGCCCCCGACTCAGGTCCCGGCTCCGCGCAGCGGACACCGCGCCGCCCGAACCACGCCTCCAGTACCCGTACGCCGCCCGCGCGGTGGTCCCAGGCCCCGGCGGGTACCGGCGAGATCCGGCCGCTCCCCCCGATGAGCAGCGCCTCTTCCTGCGGGTCGTAGGACACCGTGTCCGGCAGGCCCCGGGAGGGGAGCGCGGCCCGTACGTACGGGCGGCGGCCTCCGGGCATCCGAGGGCGTCCGCCGCCCGCGTCCGTGCCCGTACCGCCCAGGCCGCCCGCGCCCGCCCCCGTACCACCCGCGCCGTCCCCGCCCGTCCCGCCCGCGCCCCGCAGGCCGCGCGTGTGCAGCCACAGCAGCCGCCGGCCCAGCTCCACACCCGCCGCCCATACCTCGGGATCCGCGGTCAGCGGCACGGCACAGCCAAGCTCCCCTCCGGCCCGCGCCGCCCTCCCCGCTCCCTGCGGATGGCCGGCGCACGCGGCCGTCCAGGCCAGGACGTCCTGCGGCCCGGCCGAGCGGCCCAGGCGCCGGGCGAGCAGCGTGAGCAGGCCCGGAGCGAGGTTGGGCTCGCAGCCGCCGGGCCGCCGGTACAGGGGCCTGATGCGCCCGGGCCGGCCGGCCGGGGAGCGCCCGTCCGGCAGCAGCGCGGAGGCGATGACCGCGGGTCCGTCCCCCGGTGGGACGTACGCCTGCTCGACCAGGAAGATCTGCCGCTCGTCCGCGACCCGCCACAGCTCCGGACGGGCGCAGTCGATCAGCCGGTGGTCCGGCAGCAGCCACTGCTGGTCGTACGCGCCGTGCAGCACCCGTACGGGCTCAGGGCACGGGCCCGCGGCGTGCGCCAGCCGCCCGGTCGGGGTGCGCTGTCCGGGCAGTTGGGCGACGGCGCTCAGCGGCGTACGGGCCCGGGTGACCCGGAAGAGCCGCTCGCGCGCGGCGTCGTCACCGGCTCGCAGCAGCGCCTCCCAGCGGGCCCGCAGCGTACGGGCGTCCGGGGCCATGACCCACGCCCGGCCGAGCCGCAGCGGGGCGACGGACCAGGGCATCAGATCGTCCAGCCGTGGTGCCCCCGAGAGCGCGGTGCCGCCGTCCGCGGTCTGTGTCGCCGTCACGCGGTCGTCCTCCCTGGACGTTCGGTTCGCTGCGGGCATGGTAGCCGCGCCCGCCGGGACCGGCCCGGGCCCGCCCGGCACCCGGGCCGCCGCGGGCCTGTCCCCGGCCCGCGGCGTCCGGGAGGCGGTCTTCCGCCCGTTGATCACCCTCGGTACGGTCCTCGCCGTGCCCCGCGTCCCCAGGAAGGACGGTCCTGCCGTCATGACGCAGACCTCTCGCACCGACGCACGGGTCGCGGCACGGCTGGACCGCCTGCCGCCGTCCCGCTGGCACCGCCGCCTGACCCGCGTCGTCGGCATCGGCGCCTTCTTCGACCTCTACGAGATCTTCCTCGGCGGGGTGCTGGGCGCGGTGCTCGCCGAGCGCTGGCAACTCGGCCACACCGCCAGGTCCTGGGTCATCGCCTCCGCGTTCCTGGGGATGTTCGTCGGCGCCAACCTGCTGTCCGTACTGGCCGACCGCTTCGGGCGGCGCCGGATGTTCCTGGTCAACCTGGCCGTGTACTCCCTGTTCTCCCTGCTCTGCGCCTTCGCCCCGGACGTACGCTGGCTGATCGCCCTGCGCTTCCTGTCCGGTCTGGGGCTGGGCGCCGAACTCGTCCTGGTCGACACCTATCTCGCCGAGTTCCTGCCGCGCGCGGTACGCGGCCGGTACCTCGCGCACGCCTACACGCTGGGGTTCCTCGGCGTTCCCGTCGCCGCCTTCGCCGGCGCGCGCCTGGTGGCCTCGCGCGACATCCTGGGCGTCGAGGGGTGGCGCTGGCTGCTGGTCGGCGGGGCGCTGGGGGCCGCCTTCATCCAGCTCATGCGCTCCCGGCTGCCGGAGTCACCGCGCTGGCTGACCGTGCACGGCCGGGAGGAGGATGCGGCGCGGATCGTCGCGGGGATCGAGGAACGGGTGGCCCGGGAGACCGGCGGGAGCCTGCCGTCGGTGGCCGAGACCCGGACCGTACCGGAGCGCCGTGTTCCGCTGGGGGAGATGTTCCGGGGCGAGCACCGGCGGCGCACCGTCATGTGGTGGATCTTCCAGGTCCTCCAGACCGTCGGCTACTACGGCTTCGGCTCGCTGGCGCCGGTCGTCCTGGCCGCCAAGGGGCACACCGTCACCGCCTCCCTCGGCTACGCCGCGCTCAGCTTCTGCGGCTACCCGATCGGGTCGGCGCTGTCCGTACCGCTCATCGACCGGATCGAGCGCAAGACGCTGATCATCGCCTCGGCACTGGGCATCGCGGTCTGCGGCCTGGCCTTCGGCTTCGCCGGCGCCACCGTACCGATCGTGATTGCGGGGCTCGCGCTGACCGTGTGCAGCAATGTCTTCTCCAACGCCTTCCACGTCTACCAGACCGAGATCTTCCCGACCGGTCTGCGCAGCAGCGCCATCGGCATCGCCTACTCGCTCTCCCGGCTGACGACGGTGATACTGCCCTTCGTCGCGCTCGGCGTGCTGGTGCGGCTGGGGCCGGCCGCGGTGTTCGTGGGCTCGGCGGGCCTGATGGTGCTGCTGTGCCTGAACGTGGCGCTGCTGGGGCCGCGTACGACGGGACGCAGCCTGGAGCGCATATGAGGCGCGCGGTGCCCACGGCCCCCACCGCGTGCCACAGCCCCGCACCGCATGCCACAGCCCCGCACCGCGTGCGGGAGTTCTCAGTGCGCGTCGAGGGTGACCGTGAAGGAGAAACGGTCCCCCGGTAGTGGATGCGCGCCACGTCCACCGCCCGCCCCTCCTCGTCGTACGTGATCCCCGTGTAGTGCAGGATCGGGCTGAGCAGCGGCACCTGGAGGAGCCGGACCGTCTCCGGGTCGGCCAGCCGCGCCTCGACCGTGTCGGTGATCCGGCTGATCCGTACGCCCACCACGTCCCGCAGCACCTTCGTCATCGGCCAGCGCTCCAGATCCGCCGGGTCGATCCGGCCCGCGAGTTCGGGGCGCAGGAAGTTGCGCGCGTGGTTCGTCGGCTCACCGGTTTTCTCGTCGCTGCGCAGCCGGTCGTACGTGGCCACCTCGGACAGGTCCGGGAAGTGCTCGGCCAGCTCGGTGGGCACCGGCGCGGTGCGGTGATCCAGCAGGACGGTGCGCATACCGGACTGCTGGGCCACGATCGCGTCCACCGAGCCGAGCAGCCGTACCGGCGCGCCGCGCCGCGCGTCCGGCTCGATGAACGTGCCGCGCCGGCGGTGCCGGGTGATCAGGCCCTCGCTCTCCAGCTCCTTGAGCGCCTGCCGCATGGTCAGCACGCTCACGCCGTAGTGGGCGGCGAGGGCGTCCTCGGTCGGCAGCCGCAGCGGCGCCTCCGGTGAGCGCCCCAGTATGGAGGCGCGCAACGACTGCGAGACCTGGTACCACAGCGGCAGCTTGCGGTTCAGGGCCAGCGAGTCGGGAGCGAAGGTCGTCACGGCTGCGTACCCCACAGACTCTACGGATCCACCGGCTTCACGGACGGAAATGCCGCTCCAGACCCTGCCATACGTCGTCGTAGCGGCGCTGCAGGTGGTCCCCGGCCAGCGCCTGGCCGGTGAGCGTCAGCGGCCAGCGCGTCTCGAACATGAACGCCAGCCCGTCGTCCACCTTCTGCGGCACGAGCTCGGCCGCGCTCGCCCGGTCGAAGGTCTC
Encoded proteins:
- a CDS encoding glycosyltransferase family 2 protein, which produces MSSFLRPAETAGNPLELISQPVQYRPVSSYLAIAPPVSVVIPAMNEAENLPYVFKTLPEWIHEVVLVDGNSTDDTVKVARELRPDVKVVAQRGKGKGDALISGFDACTGDIIVMVDADGSADGAEIVSYVSALVGGADFAKGSRFANGGGTDDMTPVRKLGNRVLTTIVNAKFGARYTDLCYGYNAFWRHCLEEIALDCAGFEVETVMNIRVVKAGLKVQEIPSHEYHRIHGVSNLRAVRDGLRVLKVILRERGTRRRRPTGPTMITGEAS
- a CDS encoding GNAT family N-acetyltransferase is translated as MDTSEISVYRPGELSGADRAAWTAVQSQAPIWGAPQLANPFLAPEFALAIGRCRRGVRIAVIREDGVPAAFLPFQRSAMGVGRAIGLGVSDAQGLVHRPGFQWDARELLHACRLSVLEFDHLVADQKPFEEWPLTSHPSPVMDLEQGFEAYLGQVRKHSPRFVRGTRAKERRLRRDVGELRYVHDERDPQMLRTLIGWKSAQYRRTGRSDRFAHAWIVHLAEQLFHTRTATFAGLLSVLYAGDRPVAAHFGLRSERVLTCWFPAYDTTYAKYSPGLVLHLRMAEAAAADSMAYIDLGRGEKQYKNSLKTRELLVSEGWVMRRHPVALCHRARRAPVRALRNTVVSRPELFTPADRLLKRMGRIRSIR
- a CDS encoding SGNH/GDSL hydrolase family protein — translated: MKLSRFGGILSAFTATMALGLSGAGAATAATPQARATGYVALGDSYSAGVGAGSYDSASGSCKRSTKAYPALWAAANSVSSFTFSACSGARTGDVLSKQLGALNSSTGLVSITVGGNDAGFADTMKVCATDTESACLTRVAQARTYIQGTLPGKLDQVYNAISGKAAAARVVVLGYPHIYKLGGTCIGLSEKVRTAINAAADDINTVTAKRAADHGFAFGDVNTTFAGHELCSGSPWLHSITLPVDESYHPTAAGQSGGYLPVLRSAA
- a CDS encoding serine/threonine-protein kinase, whose protein sequence is MSEGSMSGGPGDGSPEGGRSGGGRSGGGRVLAGRYRLIDELGRGGMGVVWRARDELLHREVAIKEVRAPRALTEAEERLLYARLEREGRAAARISHPNVITVYDVLIEGASGGGTGAAGEPGGGAAPGGRPWIVMELIRGLSLADVLEAEGPMAPARAAAIGARVLAALRVAHTAGVLHRDVKPGNVLLANDGRVVLTDFGIATVAGSSALTMTGELVGSPEFLAPERALGRTPGPESDLWSLGVTLYAAVEGYSPFRQDTPLSTLRAVVDERVPPPRRAGPLTPVLDGLLRKDPRERLEAARAQHMLEEVAGGGAPPTVVVPPAGGYTPTVAAPGPAYSPAGPAVPPEGGAAFPPEGGTGAAGQAGAGGRDTGGRGRRPALLAAGAVLALLAVVATAWALVNGSGGGGQGGQGAHSGSAGGGGTSTSGGGAGSGGKDSGSPSTGGSGTPGKNGGGTGGGGNTTSKPPPRPTVTVYVTAVRDRYTGACPPAAGAAPAFSAVIGVDHGPAEVVYRWITDSGRTSDPAWKTASFTGHGSGKVTVHHTETTYEAGGTLTDRIGVRVKSPVSVESDRVSFSVTCEEAPTGGASSSPADGGTYSGGSTGTPYAGALATGTPYAAERRTGR
- a CDS encoding type ISP restriction/modification enzyme, with the translated sequence MPWSVAPLRLGRAWVMAPDARTLRARWEALLRAGDDAARERLFRVTRARTPLSAVAQLPGQRTPTGRLAHAAGPCPEPVRVLHGAYDQQWLLPDHRLIDCARPELWRVADERQIFLVEQAYVPPGDGPAVIASALLPDGRSPAGRPGRIRPLYRRPGGCEPNLAPGLLTLLARRLGRSAGPQDVLAWTAACAGHPQGAGRAARAGGELGCAVPLTADPEVWAAGVELGRRLLWLHTRGLRGAGGTGGDGAGGTGAGAGGLGGTGTDAGGGRPRMPGGRRPYVRAALPSRGLPDTVSYDPQEEALLIGGSGRISPVPAGAWDHRAGGVRVLEAWFGRRGVRCAEPGPESGAGAGPGSGTGSGTGSGTGPDAPEPGTLEAVRPAAWPQEWTSELLELITVLALEAELRPRREALARAVSRAPRIEAAELRAAGVLPPSGAARRPASVLDHHEEGPGGQFALL
- a CDS encoding MFS transporter, which codes for MTQTSRTDARVAARLDRLPPSRWHRRLTRVVGIGAFFDLYEIFLGGVLGAVLAERWQLGHTARSWVIASAFLGMFVGANLLSVLADRFGRRRMFLVNLAVYSLFSLLCAFAPDVRWLIALRFLSGLGLGAELVLVDTYLAEFLPRAVRGRYLAHAYTLGFLGVPVAAFAGARLVASRDILGVEGWRWLLVGGALGAAFIQLMRSRLPESPRWLTVHGREEDAARIVAGIEERVARETGGSLPSVAETRTVPERRVPLGEMFRGEHRRRTVMWWIFQVLQTVGYYGFGSLAPVVLAAKGHTVTASLGYAALSFCGYPIGSALSVPLIDRIERKTLIIASALGIAVCGLAFGFAGATVPIVIAGLALTVCSNVFSNAFHVYQTEIFPTGLRSSAIGIAYSLSRLTTVILPFVALGVLVRLGPAAVFVGSAGLMVLLCLNVALLGPRTTGRSLERI